A stretch of Mastomys coucha isolate ucsf_1 unplaced genomic scaffold, UCSF_Mcou_1 pScaffold3, whole genome shotgun sequence DNA encodes these proteins:
- the LOC116074879 gene encoding uncharacterized protein LOC116074879 isoform X1, translated as MNPPLSPPSLGLLSVEETKLYNFLWNRPLYFHCRKKSMSLGKMENEFEVRKARLYKGLRWKTQTQSVQHSHSPGNELCPSTEHASKVCLCGCSLRTKAVLHPRPDPVPLRVPPSLPSERKILVSRETVFPAQLSHNSPKDKAEGKTQLLSWRDPVPLRQLVPMSVWPKGFIDPLPKPLAGQPLSTFIHIEGVHIPRAVSPMISLVEDTKSSLPPLLK; from the exons ATgaatccccctctctctcctccaagcCTCGGACTTCTCTCAGTAGAGGAAACCAAGTTATATAACTTTTTGTGGAATCGGCCCCTCTATTTTCATTGCAGAAAGAAGAGTATGTCCTTGGGAAAGATGGAGAATGAATTCGAAGTCAG GAAAGCCCGACTCTATAAGGGATTGAGGTGGAAGACCCAGACCCAGAGCGTCCAGCACTCTCACTCACCTGGGAATGAACTCTGCCCCTCCACGGAACACGCTTCAAAGGTCTGCCTGTGTGGGTGCAGCTTGCGGACAAAAGCCGTCCTCCATCCCAGGCCGGATCCAGTCCCGCTTCGGGTGCCGCCCAGCTTGCCCTCAGAGAGGAAGATACTGGTTTCCAGGGAGACAGTCTTCCCCGCTCAGCTCTCCCACAACTCTCCGAAGGACAAAGCTGAGGGCAAGACCCAGCTGCTATCTTGGCGTGATCCAGTACCTCTGCGCCAGCTGGTGCCTATGAGCGTGTGGCCCAAGGGCTTTATTGATCCGCTCCCTAAACCTTTGGCAGGGCAACCTTTGAGCACCTTTATCCACATTGAAGGGGTTCACATCCCCAGAGCAGTATCTCCCATGATATCGCTGGTGGAAGATACCAAGTCCTCTCTGCCACCTTTACTGAAATGA
- the LOC116074879 gene encoding uncharacterized protein LOC116074879 isoform X2, giving the protein MSLGKMENEFEVRKARLYKGLRWKTQTQSVQHSHSPGNELCPSTEHASKVCLCGCSLRTKAVLHPRPDPVPLRVPPSLPSERKILVSRETVFPAQLSHNSPKDKAEGKTQLLSWRDPVPLRQLVPMSVWPKGFIDPLPKPLAGQPLSTFIHIEGVHIPRAVSPMISLVEDTKSSLPPLLK; this is encoded by the exons ATGTCCTTGGGAAAGATGGAGAATGAATTCGAAGTCAG GAAAGCCCGACTCTATAAGGGATTGAGGTGGAAGACCCAGACCCAGAGCGTCCAGCACTCTCACTCACCTGGGAATGAACTCTGCCCCTCCACGGAACACGCTTCAAAGGTCTGCCTGTGTGGGTGCAGCTTGCGGACAAAAGCCGTCCTCCATCCCAGGCCGGATCCAGTCCCGCTTCGGGTGCCGCCCAGCTTGCCCTCAGAGAGGAAGATACTGGTTTCCAGGGAGACAGTCTTCCCCGCTCAGCTCTCCCACAACTCTCCGAAGGACAAAGCTGAGGGCAAGACCCAGCTGCTATCTTGGCGTGATCCAGTACCTCTGCGCCAGCTGGTGCCTATGAGCGTGTGGCCCAAGGGCTTTATTGATCCGCTCCCTAAACCTTTGGCAGGGCAACCTTTGAGCACCTTTATCCACATTGAAGGGGTTCACATCCCCAGAGCAGTATCTCCCATGATATCGCTGGTGGAAGATACCAAGTCCTCTCTGCCACCTTTACTGAAATGA
- the LOC116074879 gene encoding uncharacterized protein LOC116074879 isoform X3, with the protein MNSKKARLYKGLRWKTQTQSVQHSHSPGNELCPSTEHASKVCLCGCSLRTKAVLHPRPDPVPLRVPPSLPSERKILVSRETVFPAQLSHNSPKDKAEGKTQLLSWRDPVPLRQLVPMSVWPKGFIDPLPKPLAGQPLSTFIHIEGVHIPRAVSPMISLVEDTKSSLPPLLK; encoded by the exons ATGAATTCGAA GAAAGCCCGACTCTATAAGGGATTGAGGTGGAAGACCCAGACCCAGAGCGTCCAGCACTCTCACTCACCTGGGAATGAACTCTGCCCCTCCACGGAACACGCTTCAAAGGTCTGCCTGTGTGGGTGCAGCTTGCGGACAAAAGCCGTCCTCCATCCCAGGCCGGATCCAGTCCCGCTTCGGGTGCCGCCCAGCTTGCCCTCAGAGAGGAAGATACTGGTTTCCAGGGAGACAGTCTTCCCCGCTCAGCTCTCCCACAACTCTCCGAAGGACAAAGCTGAGGGCAAGACCCAGCTGCTATCTTGGCGTGATCCAGTACCTCTGCGCCAGCTGGTGCCTATGAGCGTGTGGCCCAAGGGCTTTATTGATCCGCTCCCTAAACCTTTGGCAGGGCAACCTTTGAGCACCTTTATCCACATTGAAGGGGTTCACATCCCCAGAGCAGTATCTCCCATGATATCGCTGGTGGAAGATACCAAGTCCTCTCTGCCACCTTTACTGAAATGA